One Pseudomonas muyukensis DNA segment encodes these proteins:
- a CDS encoding GntR family transcriptional regulator — MLDTAQATLLPQDETETLSEHVFRCIQAAIVKGEIAPGSKISEPELARTYGISRGPLREAIHRLEGQRLLVRVPHVGARVVSLSHAELIELYEIRESLEGMACRLAAERMSQAAIDELRHVLDTHERDAAFQAGQGYYQQEGDYDFHYRIIQGSGNQTLYKMLCGELYQLVRMYRIQFSTTPNRPRQAFAEHHRILDAIEARDGELAELLMRRHIGASKRNIERHYQGADNNSPRGES, encoded by the coding sequence ATGCTGGACACAGCCCAGGCCACGTTGCTCCCCCAGGACGAGACCGAGACCCTCTCGGAGCACGTCTTTCGCTGCATCCAGGCCGCCATCGTCAAGGGCGAGATCGCGCCGGGCAGCAAGATCTCCGAGCCGGAGCTGGCGCGTACCTACGGCATCAGCCGTGGCCCGCTGCGCGAGGCGATCCACCGCCTCGAAGGCCAGCGCCTGCTGGTGCGGGTACCCCATGTCGGCGCACGGGTGGTATCGCTGAGCCACGCCGAACTGATCGAGCTGTACGAGATCCGTGAATCGCTGGAAGGCATGGCTTGCCGCCTGGCCGCCGAGCGCATGAGCCAGGCCGCCATCGACGAGCTGCGCCATGTGCTCGACACCCACGAGCGCGACGCCGCGTTCCAGGCCGGGCAGGGCTACTACCAGCAGGAAGGCGACTACGACTTCCACTACCGGATCATCCAGGGCAGCGGCAACCAGACCCTGTACAAGATGCTTTGCGGCGAGCTGTACCAGCTGGTGCGCATGTACCGCATCCAGTTCTCCACCACGCCCAACCGTCCACGCCAGGCCTTTGCCGAGCATCACCGCATCCTCGACGCCATCGAGGCCCGCGACGGCGAACTGGCAGAACTCCTGATGCGCCGCCACATCGGCGCGTCCAAGCGCAATATCGAGCGCCACTACCAGGGCGCCGACAACAATAGCCCACGAGGTGAGTCATGA
- a CDS encoding alpha-L-glutamate ligase-like protein codes for MFGLIKTWKALEARGIMGINRRNADYVLKYNKRHLYPIVDDKIITKERALAAGIHVPEMYGIIETEKQIEKLDQIIGGRNDFVIKPAQGAGGDGILVIADRFEDRYRTVSGKIISHEEIEHQISSILTGLYSLGGHRDRALIEYRVTPDQIFKSISYEGVPDIRIIVLMGYPVMAMLRLPTRQSGGKANLHQGAIGVGVDLATGLTLRGTWLNKIISKHPDTTNAVDGVQLPNWDGFMKLAASCYELCGLGYIGVDMVLDQDKGPLILELNARPGLNIQIANDCGLTQRTHAIEAHIEALAKEGRSEDAEQRVKVSQGLFGHVNPL; via the coding sequence ATGTTCGGACTGATCAAGACCTGGAAGGCCCTGGAAGCCCGGGGCATCATGGGTATCAACCGGCGCAACGCGGACTACGTCCTGAAGTACAACAAGCGCCATTTGTACCCGATCGTCGACGACAAGATCATCACCAAGGAGCGCGCCCTGGCGGCCGGCATCCATGTGCCGGAGATGTACGGCATCATCGAGACCGAGAAGCAGATCGAAAAGCTCGACCAGATCATCGGCGGGCGCAACGACTTCGTCATCAAGCCGGCCCAGGGCGCCGGCGGTGATGGCATCCTGGTCATCGCCGACCGCTTCGAGGACCGCTACCGCACGGTCTCGGGCAAGATCATCAGCCATGAGGAGATCGAGCACCAGATCTCCAGCATCCTCACCGGCCTGTACTCGCTGGGCGGGCACCGCGACCGCGCGCTGATCGAGTACCGGGTCACCCCGGACCAGATCTTCAAGAGCATCAGCTACGAAGGCGTGCCGGACATCCGCATCATCGTGCTGATGGGCTACCCGGTGATGGCCATGCTGCGCCTGCCAACCCGCCAGTCCGGCGGCAAGGCCAACCTGCACCAGGGCGCCATCGGCGTGGGTGTGGACCTGGCCACCGGCCTGACCCTGCGCGGCACCTGGCTGAACAAGATCATCAGCAAGCACCCGGACACCACCAACGCGGTGGACGGCGTGCAGCTGCCGAACTGGGACGGTTTCATGAAGCTCGCCGCCAGCTGCTACGAGCTGTGCGGCCTGGGTTACATCGGCGTGGACATGGTCCTGGACCAGGACAAGGGGCCGTTGATCCTCGAGCTCAACGCCCGTCCGGGCCTGAACATCCAGATCGCCAACGACTGCGGCCTGACCCAACGCACCCACGCCATCGAGGCGCACATCGAGGCGCTGGCCAAGGAAGGCCGCAGCGAGGATGCCGAGCAACGGGTGAAGGTCTCGCAAGGCCTGTTCGGGCACGTCAACCCGCTATAG
- a CDS encoding inactive transglutaminase family protein, with protein MRSLTLHLKVLITVLVLLGIAVTAYQIFFLGIPVTEDETDDLWNIDAKVEFVASAKDPVKVQMFVPPLNRDYVSLNESFISNNYGVSVNRADGNRKVTWSARRASGNQTLYYRLVLTKRYSSEKAKIKGPTFRDSLAVEGPEKIAAEALMAPIRQHSADVETFVSETIKRVNNANDDNAKLLLAGDNSPMKKAQVIDLLLSIAHVPMEKVHTIRLVADTPQNPELWLRSFNGNDWLYFNPETGEQGLPSDRLLWWTGDDNLISVDGGKKATVTFSMNNSEMNAIRLAKLTDENTDADFLEYSLYGLPLQTQQTFMIMVMIPIGVLVILVLRNLIGIQTLGTFTPVLIALAFRETQLGFGIILFTVITALGLSLRSYLEHLKLQMLPRLSVVLTFVVVLIAAISLFSHKLGLERGLSVALFPMVILTMTIERLSITWEERGGGHAMKVAIGTLFAASIAHLLMTVPEAVYFVFTFPAVLLILVGFMLAMGRYRGYRLTELVRFKAFVKADA; from the coding sequence ATGCGCTCTCTTACCCTCCACCTGAAAGTCCTGATCACCGTCCTGGTGCTGCTGGGCATCGCGGTCACGGCCTATCAGATCTTCTTCCTCGGCATCCCGGTGACCGAGGACGAAACCGACGACCTGTGGAACATCGACGCCAAGGTCGAGTTCGTCGCCAGCGCCAAGGACCCGGTCAAGGTGCAGATGTTCGTGCCGCCGCTGAACCGTGACTACGTCAGCCTCAACGAGAGCTTCATCTCCAACAACTACGGGGTCAGCGTCAACCGCGCCGACGGCAACCGCAAGGTCACCTGGTCGGCGCGCCGCGCCAGCGGCAACCAGACCCTCTACTACCGCCTGGTGCTGACCAAGCGCTACAGCAGCGAAAAGGCCAAGATCAAGGGCCCGACCTTCCGCGACAGCCTGGCCGTCGAAGGCCCGGAGAAAATCGCCGCCGAGGCGCTGATGGCGCCGATCCGCCAGCATTCGGCCGACGTCGAGACCTTCGTCAGCGAAACCATCAAGCGGGTCAACAACGCCAACGACGACAACGCCAAGCTGCTGCTGGCCGGCGACAACTCGCCGATGAAGAAGGCCCAGGTCATCGACCTGCTGCTGTCCATCGCCCACGTGCCGATGGAAAAGGTCCACACCATCCGCCTGGTCGCCGACACCCCGCAAAACCCCGAGCTGTGGCTACGCAGCTTCAACGGCAACGACTGGCTGTACTTCAACCCGGAGACCGGCGAGCAGGGCCTGCCCAGCGACCGCCTGCTGTGGTGGACCGGTGACGACAACCTGATCAGCGTCGATGGCGGCAAGAAGGCCACCGTCACCTTCAGCATGAACAACAGCGAGATGAACGCCATCCGCCTGGCCAAGCTGACCGACGAGAACACCGACGCCGACTTCCTCGAGTACTCGCTGTACGGCCTGCCGCTGCAGACCCAGCAGACCTTCATGATCATGGTGATGATCCCGATCGGCGTGCTGGTGATCCTGGTGCTGCGCAACCTGATCGGCATCCAGACCCTGGGCACCTTCACCCCGGTGCTGATCGCCCTGGCCTTCCGCGAGACGCAACTGGGCTTCGGCATCATCCTGTTCACGGTGATCACCGCGCTGGGCCTGTCGCTGCGCTCGTACCTGGAACACCTCAAGCTGCAGATGCTGCCGCGCCTGTCGGTGGTGCTGACCTTCGTCGTGGTGCTGATCGCCGCCATCAGCCTGTTCAGCCACAAGCTGGGCCTGGAACGCGGCCTGTCGGTGGCGCTGTTCCCGATGGTGATCCTGACCATGACCATCGAACGCCTGTCGATCACCTGGGAAGAGCGTGGCGGCGGCCATGCCATGAAGGTGGCCATCGGTACCCTGTTCGCCGCGTCCATCGCGCACCTGCTGATGACCGTGCCCGAGGCGGTGTACTTCGTCTTCACCTTCCCGGCGGTACTGCTGATCCTGGTGGGCTTCATGCTGGCGATGGGTCGCTACCGCGGCTACCGCCTGACCGAGCTCGTTCGTTTCAAGGCTTTCGTGAAGGCTGACGCCTGA
- the pabB gene encoding aminodeoxychorismate synthase component I: MPTCTLHPLPYQPDPAFYFERLRRAPGAILLDSARPGAERGRYDLLSAWPLQQLQAHPEEDGRDYLQRLRQALADLETAQLPEGIELPFAGGLIGYLSYDFGRRLEQLPTHAVDDLGLPDARLGLYAWALVSDHRLCNSQLVFHPSLPEAERQRLIALFEASTPDDSGDFHLLAPMTGDLRPEQYRAAFDQVQRYIQAGDCYQINLTQRFRAPCQGDPWRAYQALRAACPTPFSGYQQLDEGTALLSFSPERFIRVSQGEVETRPIKGTRPRAADPAEDARNAAELLASPKDRAENLMIVDLLRNDIGRTCEIGSVKVPELFSLESYPNVHHLVSSVTGRLGAGRDALELIAGSFPGGSITGAPKIRAMAIIDELEPTRRALYCGSLLYLDVRGEMDSSIAIRSLLVKDGQVSCWGGGAVVADSDWQAEYEESIAKVRVLMETLQAL; the protein is encoded by the coding sequence ATGCCGACCTGTACGCTCCACCCCCTGCCCTACCAGCCCGACCCTGCCTTCTACTTCGAACGCCTGCGCCGCGCGCCCGGCGCGATCCTGCTCGACAGCGCCCGTCCGGGCGCCGAACGCGGCCGCTACGACTTGCTCAGCGCCTGGCCACTGCAGCAGTTGCAGGCACACCCCGAGGAAGACGGTCGCGACTACCTGCAGCGTCTGCGCCAGGCCCTGGCCGACCTGGAGACGGCACAACTGCCCGAGGGCATCGAGTTGCCGTTCGCCGGCGGCCTGATCGGCTACCTGAGCTACGACTTCGGCCGGCGCCTGGAGCAGCTGCCGACGCACGCGGTCGACGACCTTGGCCTGCCCGATGCCCGGCTGGGGCTGTATGCCTGGGCACTGGTGTCCGACCATCGGCTGTGCAACAGCCAACTGGTGTTCCACCCGAGCCTGCCCGAGGCCGAGCGGCAACGGCTCATCGCGTTGTTCGAGGCGAGCACCCCGGACGATAGCGGTGACTTCCACCTGCTCGCGCCCATGACCGGCGATCTTCGCCCCGAGCAATACCGGGCGGCGTTCGACCAGGTGCAGCGCTACATCCAGGCCGGCGACTGCTACCAGATCAACCTCACCCAGCGCTTTCGCGCCCCCTGCCAAGGCGACCCGTGGCGCGCCTACCAGGCCCTGCGCGCCGCCTGCCCGACGCCGTTCTCCGGCTACCAGCAGCTGGATGAAGGCACGGCGCTGCTGAGCTTCTCCCCCGAGCGCTTCATCCGCGTCAGCCAGGGCGAGGTCGAGACCCGCCCGATCAAGGGCACCCGCCCACGGGCCGCCGACCCGGCCGAGGACGCCCGCAATGCCGCCGAGCTGCTGGCCAGCCCCAAGGACCGCGCGGAAAACCTGATGATCGTCGACCTGCTGCGCAACGACATCGGCCGCACCTGCGAGATCGGTTCGGTGAAGGTACCGGAGCTGTTCAGCCTGGAAAGCTACCCCAATGTCCATCACCTGGTCAGCAGCGTCACCGGCCGCCTGGGCGCAGGCCGCGACGCCCTGGAGCTGATTGCCGGCAGCTTCCCCGGCGGCTCGATCACCGGCGCGCCGAAGATCCGCGCCATGGCGATCATCGACGAGCTGGAACCGACGCGCCGGGCGCTGTATTGCGGCTCGCTGCTGTACCTGGACGTGCGCGGCGAGATGGACAGCTCGATCGCCATTCGCAGCCTGCTGGTCAAGGATGGCCAGGTCAGCTGCTGGGGCGGCGGCGCGGTGGTGGCCGATTCGGATTGGCAGGCCGAGTACGAGGAATCGATCGCCAAGGTGCGGGTGCTGATGGAAACACTGCAGGCGCTTTGA
- a CDS encoding ATP-dependent zinc protease family protein, with protein sequence MRLIPASLLLCLTLLPALAPAADKTVYGLNEYARLGGLDLEVAAKLDTGAKTASLSARDIKRFKRNGESWVRFYLAIDAAHQHPIERPLARVSKIKRRAGDYDAESGKAYTARPVIELEICMGQTQRTIEVNLTDRSAFQFPLLIGSEALKHFGALVDPSLKYAAGKPACATEAPKAE encoded by the coding sequence ATGAGACTCATACCCGCTTCATTGCTGCTCTGCCTGACCCTGCTGCCGGCGCTCGCGCCCGCGGCAGACAAGACCGTTTACGGCCTGAACGAATACGCCCGCCTCGGCGGCCTGGACCTGGAAGTGGCGGCCAAGCTCGACACCGGCGCCAAGACCGCCTCGCTCAGCGCCCGCGACATCAAGCGTTTCAAGCGCAATGGCGAGAGCTGGGTGCGTTTCTACCTGGCCATCGACGCCGCGCACCAGCACCCCATCGAACGCCCCCTGGCCCGTGTCAGCAAGATCAAGCGCCGCGCCGGGGACTATGACGCCGAATCCGGCAAGGCCTACACTGCTCGTCCGGTGATCGAACTCGAGATCTGCATGGGCCAGACGCAACGCACCATCGAGGTCAACCTCACCGACCGCAGCGCCTTCCAGTTCCCGCTGCTGATCGGTTCCGAGGCCCTCAAGCACTTCGGTGCACTGGTCGACCCAAGCCTTAAATACGCGGCCGGCAAACCTGCCTGTGCCACCGAAGCTCCCAAAGCAGAGTAA
- the prpB gene encoding methylisocitrate lyase — MTVKSTPGQRFRDAVAAEHPLQVVGTINANHALLAKRAGFKAIYLSGGGVAAGSLGLPDLGISGLDDVLTDVRRITDVCDLPLLVDVDTGFGASAFNVARTVRSMSKFGAAAIHIEDQVGAKRCGHRPNKEIVSQQEMVDRIKAAVDARSDDSFVIMARTDALAVEGLNAALDRAAACIEAGADMIFPEAITELAMYKTFADRVQAPILANITEFGATPLYTTKELASVDVSLVLYPLSAFRAMNKAAENVYTALRRDGTQKNVIDTMQTRMELYDAIGYHAFEQSLDALFAQKKG; from the coding sequence ATGACAGTCAAGAGCACCCCCGGCCAGCGTTTCCGTGACGCGGTTGCCGCCGAACACCCGCTGCAGGTGGTCGGGACCATCAACGCCAACCACGCCCTGCTGGCCAAGCGCGCCGGCTTCAAGGCCATCTACCTGTCCGGCGGTGGGGTCGCCGCCGGCTCCCTGGGCCTGCCGGACCTGGGCATCAGCGGGCTGGACGACGTGCTCACCGACGTGCGCCGGATCACCGACGTGTGCGACCTGCCGCTGCTGGTGGATGTCGACACCGGGTTCGGCGCCTCGGCGTTCAACGTCGCGCGCACCGTGCGTTCGATGAGCAAGTTCGGCGCCGCGGCCATTCACATCGAAGACCAGGTCGGCGCCAAGCGCTGCGGCCACCGGCCGAACAAGGAGATCGTCTCGCAGCAGGAGATGGTCGACCGTATCAAGGCCGCGGTGGACGCCCGCAGCGACGACAGCTTCGTGATCATGGCGCGCACCGACGCCCTGGCGGTCGAGGGCCTGAATGCCGCGCTGGACCGCGCCGCCGCCTGCATCGAAGCCGGCGCCGACATGATCTTCCCGGAGGCGATCACCGAGCTTGCGATGTACAAGACCTTCGCCGACCGGGTGCAGGCGCCTATCCTGGCCAACATCACCGAATTCGGTGCCACGCCGCTGTACACCACCAAGGAACTGGCCTCGGTCGACGTGTCGCTGGTGCTCTACCCGCTGTCGGCGTTCCGCGCCATGAACAAGGCCGCCGAGAACGTCTACACCGCGCTGCGCCGCGATGGCACGCAGAAGAACGTGATCGACACCATGCAGACCCGCATGGAGCTCTACGACGCCATCGGCTATCACGCCTTCGAGCAGAGCCTGGATGCGCTGTTCGCGCAGAAGAAGGGCTGA